From Variovorax sp. J2L1-78, the proteins below share one genomic window:
- a CDS encoding LysR family transcriptional regulator — protein sequence MITAVSLRYFAEVVRAGSIRAAAERLFVAASAISRQIALLEEELGAPLLERGPGRTVLRLTAAGELLMRHTRHVDHELDRVRSEIEALKGLRKGHVRLGVVETFVREVIPGILSRFNDRYPGVTYQVEVAPTTKLLELVGRDELDVAVTFNPPPSLRVKHVYERTLETCVMVAKHHPLAQLATVKLTDCAAYGLAMPDQTISAKRDQDEMFARARIEPREVLVTNSYEMMRSVAETGMAITLVNARPGDSADMPGFRYVPIKDSRVKHQRMTICTCEGRTPSPIAAVFIETIKKEFQELEHA from the coding sequence ATGATCACGGCCGTCTCCCTGCGCTACTTCGCGGAAGTCGTGCGCGCCGGTTCGATCCGCGCCGCGGCCGAGCGACTGTTCGTGGCGGCCTCAGCGATCAGCCGGCAGATCGCCTTGCTCGAAGAAGAGCTCGGCGCGCCGCTGCTGGAACGTGGGCCGGGCCGCACGGTGCTGCGGCTCACCGCGGCGGGCGAACTGTTGATGCGGCATACGCGGCACGTCGACCACGAGCTCGACCGCGTGCGATCCGAGATCGAGGCGCTCAAGGGACTGCGCAAGGGCCACGTTCGCCTGGGTGTCGTCGAGACCTTCGTCCGCGAGGTGATCCCGGGCATCCTGAGCCGCTTCAACGACCGCTATCCCGGTGTCACCTACCAGGTCGAAGTGGCGCCGACGACGAAGCTCCTCGAACTGGTCGGCCGCGACGAACTCGACGTGGCCGTGACCTTCAACCCGCCGCCCTCGTTGCGCGTGAAGCATGTGTACGAACGCACGCTGGAAACCTGCGTGATGGTGGCCAAGCATCACCCCTTGGCACAGCTCGCAACGGTCAAGTTGACCGACTGCGCCGCCTACGGCCTGGCGATGCCCGACCAGACCATCAGCGCCAAGCGCGATCAGGACGAGATGTTCGCCAGGGCGCGCATCGAGCCGCGCGAGGTGCTGGTCACCAACTCGTACGAAATGATGCGTTCGGTGGCCGAGACCGGCATGGCCATCACGCTGGTCAACGCTCGCCCGGGCGACAGCGCGGACATGCCGGGCTTTCGCTATGTGCCCATCAAGGACTCCCGGGTGAAGCACCAGCGCATGACCATCTGCACCTGCGAGGGCCGCACGCCCAGCCCGATCGCGGCGGTCTTCATCGAGACCATCAAGAAGGAATTCCAGGAACTGGAGCACGCATGA
- a CDS encoding adenosine deaminase, giving the protein MTPAQFIAGLPKAELHMHIEGSIEPALFIALAKRNNVPIAWKTEAELREAYSFRNLQSFLDLYYDGCRVLVHAADFQDVTREYLMRAHADRVLHAELFLGPQGHTARGVALGTVLEGTFAAMDAARREDGITSGLILLAQRHRSEEEALALLDAARPWADRLLGFGLGGAEVGNPPSKFVEFFRRCRERGFKVVAHAGEEGPAAYVREAIELLHVQRIDHGNSSLDDAALLRVLAQRQVPLTVCPLSNLKLKVVASMDVHPLKRLMDAGLCVTVNSDDPSFFGGYVNDNYIACQAALGLSRQALVALARNSFIAAFMPAAQRDAALAAIDAYDRDAAPWVDAPALAA; this is encoded by the coding sequence ATGACGCCAGCGCAATTCATTGCCGGCCTGCCGAAGGCCGAGCTGCACATGCACATCGAAGGCTCCATCGAGCCGGCGCTGTTCATCGCGCTGGCGAAGCGCAACAACGTGCCGATCGCCTGGAAGACCGAGGCCGAACTGCGCGAGGCCTACAGCTTCCGCAACCTGCAGTCCTTTCTCGACCTGTACTACGACGGCTGCCGCGTGCTGGTGCATGCGGCCGACTTCCAGGACGTGACGCGCGAGTACCTGATGCGCGCGCACGCCGACCGCGTGCTGCATGCCGAACTTTTTCTCGGGCCGCAGGGCCACACGGCGCGCGGCGTGGCCCTGGGCACGGTCCTCGAGGGCACCTTCGCTGCCATGGATGCGGCCCGGCGCGAAGACGGCATCACCAGCGGCCTGATCCTCTTGGCCCAGCGGCATCGCAGCGAGGAAGAGGCACTGGCCTTGCTCGATGCGGCCAGGCCCTGGGCCGACCGGTTGCTCGGTTTCGGGCTGGGTGGCGCAGAGGTCGGCAACCCGCCGTCGAAGTTCGTCGAGTTCTTCCGGCGGTGCCGCGAGCGCGGCTTCAAGGTAGTGGCACATGCGGGCGAAGAGGGGCCCGCCGCCTATGTGCGCGAGGCGATCGAACTGCTCCATGTGCAGCGCATCGACCATGGCAATTCGAGCCTCGACGACGCGGCACTGCTGCGGGTGCTGGCGCAGCGGCAGGTTCCGCTGACCGTGTGCCCGCTGTCGAACCTCAAGCTCAAGGTCGTGGCGTCGATGGACGTTCATCCGTTGAAGAGGTTGATGGACGCCGGGCTCTGCGTCACCGTCAACTCCGATGACCCGTCGTTCTTCGGCGGCTACGTCAACGACAACTACATCGCCTGCCAGGCCGCACTGGGCCTGAGCCGGCAGGCGCTGGTGGCCCTGGCGCGCAACAGCTTCATCGCGGCGTTCATGCCAGCTGCGCAGCGCGATGCCGCGCTGGCCGCCATCGATGCCTACGACCGCGATGCCGCGCCGTGGGTCGACGCGCCGGCACTGGCGGCCTGA
- a CDS encoding ABC transporter permease, with translation MKTSLDASQEGPLVDSTDMAPAPAEAAGLSPTRRRTLMAGFFVLVMAIWHFAVVLLEVSPLIFPGPLAVARALVELFQSGEIVKHLGVTLYEILAGFAFGALFGLLLGALIGQSSLLEAVLYPYVVAFQTVPKVAVAPLFVLWFGFDTTSKVVITATIVFFPVLANTIVGLRSAPKDQIELMKAFTASPWHVFRMVRLPQALPYVFAGLDIGIVLAVIGAIVGEFVGAQAGLGYLILQRNFSMDAAGMFAILVVLSLIGLVLHSVMRLIARRVIFWTDAFTDLSRGA, from the coding sequence ATGAAAACGTCATTGGACGCATCGCAGGAGGGGCCCCTCGTCGACTCGACCGACATGGCGCCGGCACCGGCCGAGGCGGCCGGCCTGAGCCCGACGCGGCGGCGCACGCTGATGGCCGGCTTCTTCGTGCTGGTCATGGCGATCTGGCACTTCGCCGTCGTCCTGCTCGAGGTGTCGCCGCTGATCTTTCCCGGGCCGCTGGCGGTGGCCCGCGCGCTGGTCGAGCTCTTCCAGTCGGGCGAGATCGTCAAACACCTGGGCGTGACGCTGTACGAGATCCTGGCGGGCTTTGCCTTCGGTGCGCTCTTCGGTCTGCTGCTCGGCGCCCTGATCGGCCAGAGCAGCCTGCTCGAGGCCGTGCTGTACCCCTACGTGGTCGCCTTCCAGACGGTGCCCAAGGTGGCGGTGGCGCCGCTCTTCGTGCTGTGGTTCGGCTTCGACACGACATCGAAGGTGGTGATCACCGCGACCATCGTCTTCTTTCCGGTGCTGGCCAACACCATCGTCGGCCTGCGTTCGGCACCCAAGGACCAGATCGAATTGATGAAGGCCTTCACCGCATCGCCCTGGCACGTGTTCCGGATGGTGCGCCTGCCGCAGGCCTTGCCCTATGTGTTCGCCGGGCTGGACATCGGCATCGTGCTGGCCGTGATCGGCGCCATCGTCGGCGAGTTCGTCGGCGCGCAGGCAGGGCTGGGCTACCTCATCCTCCAGCGCAACTTCTCCATGGACGCTGCGGGCATGTTCGCCATCCTGGTCGTCCTGTCGCTCATCGGGCTGGTGCTGCACAGCGTGATGAGACTGATCGCGCGCCGCGTCATCTTCTGGACCGACGCCTTCACCGACCTGTCGCGCGGCGCGTGA
- a CDS encoding ABC transporter ATP-binding protein, giving the protein MNMPWTPPQVEAPAFGFHRLQKVFRSKDGGDVIALRDVGFDVRQGEFVTVVGPSGCGKSTLLRILAGLERASSGTVSLGGQAVTGPSRDIGVVFQAPVLLPWRTVLQNVLVPAQIQGRDMKVATERAMHYLTLVGLENFATKYPGELSGGMQQRVGIARAFVNDPMLLLMDEPFGALDAMTRETMNLELHKLKERTGATIMLVTHSIPEAVFLGDRVVVMSPRPGRVTQIVDVDLPHPRSLDMINTDRFGTYVSGIRANLNAAGGLD; this is encoded by the coding sequence ATGAACATGCCATGGACCCCCCCGCAGGTGGAGGCGCCGGCCTTCGGCTTCCACCGATTGCAGAAGGTGTTTCGCTCGAAAGACGGCGGCGATGTGATTGCCTTGCGCGACGTCGGCTTCGATGTGCGCCAGGGTGAATTCGTGACCGTGGTCGGGCCGAGTGGCTGCGGCAAGAGCACGCTGCTGCGCATCCTGGCGGGCCTGGAGCGTGCGAGCAGCGGCACCGTGTCGCTGGGTGGCCAGGCGGTCACGGGACCGAGCCGCGACATCGGCGTGGTGTTCCAGGCGCCGGTGCTCCTGCCCTGGCGCACCGTGCTGCAGAACGTTCTGGTGCCGGCGCAGATTCAGGGTCGCGACATGAAGGTGGCCACCGAACGTGCCATGCACTACCTGACGCTGGTGGGTCTGGAGAACTTCGCGACCAAGTACCCGGGCGAACTGTCGGGCGGCATGCAGCAACGCGTCGGCATCGCGCGTGCCTTCGTCAACGACCCGATGCTGCTGCTGATGGACGAGCCCTTCGGCGCGCTCGACGCCATGACCCGCGAGACCATGAACCTCGAATTGCACAAGCTCAAGGAGCGCACGGGCGCCACCATCATGCTGGTGACGCACAGCATTCCCGAGGCGGTCTTCCTGGGCGATCGCGTGGTCGTGATGTCGCCGCGGCCGGGCCGCGTGACGCAGATCGTCGATGTCGACCTGCCGCATCCGCGCTCGCTCGACATGATCAACACGGACCGCTTCGGCACCTATGTGTCGGGCATCCGCGCCAACCTGAATGCCGCCGGAGGGCTCGACTGA